Within the Oreochromis niloticus isolate F11D_XX linkage group LG14, O_niloticus_UMD_NMBU, whole genome shotgun sequence genome, the region GAGGGGGATATATGTGGTTGCCAGTCTTGAGGACCACCAGCACATAGCCATACAGGAAAGATGGAGGGTCCGGATACTTACTTTACACTTAATGGAGCGCTATGAAGAAAAGGGAGTATTTCATGTACATAAACTAAATCAGTTataagttttttgtttgtttttttgttggtggtggtggtttgTGTGGCATTTTCACTGTGGCTACCTTTAGGCTTCTTGGTCAGAACGTCAGGGACACTGCGCTGTGCTGGCCCAAGTAAAATGACTCCAGTGGCAGCTCCTAAAGTGTGTGCGCTTGGTGATGAAAACAAAGAAGATCAGtcaaaaatgtttgatttcttttttttccccaaagcttctgctctttgtatttgtttattttacaataAATCTACAGAAAAGTAAATTTTTTGTTTATCCAATTTTATTAAATGCAACTGTTTTTGCTTGCAGCCCAACTTCAGGAATAAAGGTAATTTTGGCTTTATAGTGGATCATCATAGTGGATCAGtttccatctttaaaggactgCTGTAGCACTGGATATGTAGGTATCTACACTTCAGTGGATACACacaacaacaattaaaaaacctgaatactgggattttttttagtCAATATACTGAGTGTCATTGtgattataaaaaaaacatacagtttGTATGTACTCAATTTCCATATCTTTAAAAGATGTATGCACATTAtatgtcactcatccaagtgataTCTTCAGTCATATGGACATTATAGATGgataaataataacatttgtttaaatCTATTACGAAGGTGGCAAAAAGGTTTGTACAACCTTGTGACAGTATAAAGTGTGTGAAACATGATACTTGATCTTAGCTTAGTCCATCTCCTAACAATTCATTGCAAGCACTCAGAACCACAGACTTGTCTGCTTCATGTTGTTTTGTCCTCTCTGAGCAAATGTCAAGCACAGTGTTGGAGCTCACCGCTCCAGGATTACAGACAACTTGACATTAACCAAACAACTGCAAATAATCTTTTAAATCTTACTTTACTGacccttttcttttgtttaaaaatcaCAGGATGCGTGGTTCAGCCCTTGCAGAACTCATAGGCCAGCAACTGGATTTCTGGAGGAGTGTCTATGTACTGTCAGGAAAAGGCTTCGTTCTATCAGGAAGAAGAATTCAGCACCAAAGGAACCCCGAGAAAATCTTGCCTGATACTAGAAGTTAGgtttgtttctgctttttgcagCAATCTAAGgtctgatggctgcttcaaagcgtttttgtttttgatgcaaGTTACCCAAAGTCATGCACCCAGTAGTGATGGgaattccggctctttttagagaacgggctctttcggctcggctcactaaaaagagccggctctttcagctcccaaccggctcttcaggttgttttgttgctttaattaatttattatcaacaacaatgtaaaattattgcacaaaaggaattgctaatgtaaaaaaacttggttttatttatatatgtttatatataaatatatacggtggcccctagagacaaagcatgtacaaactccgaaacaagtacaaactccaaagcacgtaaaaactcggaagcacgtacaaactccaaaacactatCCCAGGAATAGATGAATCCTAGGACATGAACCAAATATGATCAAATGAATGAGGGCTCATTTAGCTATAATGGAAGCGTAAAACCTCTTGCCACTTTTCCAATGTGTTGATGTATGTTAAGTGCTGAAATAATCATCAATTTATCAGTTTTTTAAGGTTAAGAGTTTTTACATGTAATTTGTTCTAAAAGTAGAGCCGACTTTACATAGCATGTCTTCATGTGTGTTAACATATATATGTACTGTAACCAAAGACTGATTTGAAGTAATGGATATAATATAACGAATTAtatacttttgtgttacttgctttttactttcattgatatattttttatgaattttGCTCTCTATGTTCTATGTATCATATggcaataaaaatatttttttgagaAAATCTTTTTTGAGTCTAGTTTTTATATGCTGAATTTTATACTAAGTAGAAATCTTAATCCAAACGTTAATGGTAACATAACCCTTGTGATGGGTTCTGAGTTTTGACCCAATTTTTAGTAACCTCAACTTTAAACAGTGGTCAATTTAACCCATTTTTTTTGGTAACCTCAACTTTAAATATTGGTCAATTTAACCCAATTTTTGGATAGTTATCCTAACCCAGTCTGCTGGGTCAAACCAGTAACCCAACCCTGTTAAGTTGAAACAACCCAGCGTTGGGTTACAAATTGGGTCATTTTTAACCTAGCATTTTTGAGTGTGTACTACTTACTGGTATTTGGATCACCTGTAAAGCCTGTAAAAATGACTGGTTTAAAACAAATCTCTGTGCACAGACATGTTGTCAAGCTGATTTTGCAATATTTTGATATCAGGAGGGCTTCCATTTCCAGGCAAAGTGGACCAGATCTTTCTTAGTTGCAGGGCGCGACTAGGGTGTACTGCTGGAATTTCCATTGCATCTGAAGACCTGAAGCAGTCTGAAGTAAAGCTTCCCACAGTTTTGATCTCCAGCTTAACACAGAGTTAAAGATGCTGCCAGTGACAGTGACAGGTCAGACCAAGGAGCTAGTCTTATCTCACATACAGACACTGTAGAAATGCTGCCTCTAGGAATTGCAGTCCAGAGCTATCCCTCTGTCCCTCGTGTGTGTTTACAGGTCTCATCAAGGCCGGAGGTCTAATATATGTTCTGGAGAATTCTCAgtggatgcagcctatgaagGTTGCCATTGATGGCCTGCTAACAAAGAACCTCAGGCAAAAAAGATTTCCTCACCATGTACAGGCTGCCTCCAGGGATCCCAGTAGCCTCTTACACCCCATCAGCAAAGGTCACATCTTGCACTGTGTAGAACACTAACGCCAGCTCATTTCTGAACACCAGTCCAGAGAAACTCTTGGAGACTCAGCattagttttttgggggggggtttgtttgttttttttctttcatttatttatcttattttaattttagttaatacagacgggacagacatcgctgggggataggaaagggagaaagaaagagaggaaggaaaagaaaaacagagtggaagagggacagtgagaaagggcacttaaaaagaaaaaatctcctggatcacctgttgagagaggaaaaaaattagaaaaaaaagaaaacaagcaaaaaagagagcaacataataaatgtAACACCATAacattaatctagctaagtgtaattccagtaaatactaaatattgaatgttgttgtgcagcacgcaggactgAAAgagcacaatgtgctttgaggtagcagccaaggaAGGTTTAGTTTGTGTCTATGAAGAGTGAAcgcccgtgtgcacacctgtgtggatcagtgaactTGTATTCagaaggtttctccatgtaataatctgctagagggtgtggggagccatagccccgtcccccagggcatgaagcaggcatggagaagatccaggccccagacatccagaggccccagagtgcgagaggcCAAGGAGGACCATCGGAGGGGCATctgtgccaccctcctgggaagacctgaggagatccccagacaaggggtcacccagcagccacagagCATTAGCCaagtggtcacatgactgcatcatatgactaacaTGCTTTATCGTTTTCAAAAGTCTCTGTTTTCGCTGACCACACTGCGATGCAAAAGCACCATTTTCAAATTTATGCATTTTCGAGAGCGTTTTTAAATCGCTGCATTTTCCTTGAgcgaaaacgccgtctcagtgtggacgggaggccgaaacggagagaaaacaatgcgttttcaaacgaaaatgcactagtgtggacgtagcctaagacccgacctgacacaaagacacagacgaacaggcacatacagacacaaatgtgCATTCCctccctcatgcacacatataccaATAGACTCAGCATTTGTGACATCATCTTAAAGAAACCAGTGAAACTCCACATATAGCAGCGGTGACCCTCAAAAGACTCTGTGGGTGGCTTATTGCAATAGTTTATCATTTACCGAAATTTTACTATGGTTATTTGTGGTGATATAAACTGATTAACAGTTAAGTTTATATGcatattaaaaatgtttctatAGTTTGTGGGGGAGcacggtggcacagtggttTCACCGTTACCTCACAACAAGAAGATGCCGAGTTTGAAAATTGTTTCCTACATTTTTACATGTAATACTAAATGGGTGTCTCTCCTATTCCAGTTTTTGTACCATATTTATGcttctgtatttgtatttgcCATGAAGATTTGAACTTGAGACATCATGTTTGTCTCAAGTAAGCTTATTtcctaaaatgttttaaataattaGTGAATGTACTAGTTAGTGCATGAATACTTATAAAACAGCCtggattgtttatttttttgagttTGAAACTTTGTGTCAGGGTCCTTAGGTCCTGGATCCACGgttttgagtttttcttttaaattcatgATTTGTGTTGCTTTTAAGAAATGATTTATATTTAGGTCTTTAGTCTTCTGATGGtagtttgatcttttttttacttttgagtTTGTCTCTGTTGTTTTCTGGTCTCGCTGTTTAGTTATGTCAAGCTAGTCTTGTCTCCCCAGTaagtcatgtctctgtgtctgtttaTCTTTTCGTCTGtgtctttgtctctgtctcactattatgttttctgttctgttttgaCAGTCCCCCGTCTCATGTGTgtcatgtttagttttgcttccccttgtcaCACTAGTTAGATTCTGCCAAGCTGTGCTCCCCAGGTGAATCCACTCAGCTTTGTAAGCTCATGTGTATTTACACCCTAAATTCTCATCAGTTCTTTATTATGTTGTCCCTTAATGCTGTGTGTCATTTGCCTTGTGTGTTCCCCATTTTCTTCGTAGTTCCTTAGTTTCTAAGTTAACAATTTCTTACTTCCCTGAGTTAGTATCAGTTTAGGTTAGTATCAGCAATATGTCCTGCACGTGGGTCCACTCCATGCCCACTCCAGAGCCAAATTATGACACTTTGATGTTGCAGCAAGAATCTGTTCATGATGCTTAGAGCCCTGAGAAAGTTCAAAATTGCTTAACTGCTTTCGAAACCTCACGCACTCTGTGATTTTCCCCACCAGCAAGATCAGCCAGGCGTGTGCAGCTCCATTTCAGAGACAGAAATAGGTTTGAAGTTGACCTCAGAGAATAAACCACAGCGAGCAGACGTTGCAAGCTGCTTAAGGCAGCATAGGAGACGATGTTGTATTGAACAAGCCTTGCAATGAAAAATTGAAACATTTCTGTTAAAATGTGGTTTGTAACCTGTGCCCTACTGTATCTTGTACTGCAGCAGTGACTTCCGGAGGACAAaccatgacattttttttttctttagctctCCAGCAGATGAAAGCAGTCTGCTTCCTCAGTCTGCTTCCTCAACTGAACAATGAGCAAAATGTAGGCTCTCAATAGGCTCTCAATCAAAACCCTTTTCTCACACTGTCTATTTCAACTActtgagaaagttattttcttgcagttatttatttatttattttagaaaaatCATTCAGGAGAAGGCTTTAGGAGAAAAATAACAGAAGTGTACTAAACTTTGCGCATGAATAGATCCAAATAGTCAaactaaatatgaaaaaattaaCAAAGGATATTGATTGAAGTTCTTAAGCTGACAACAAGTAACCTCATGaatgtgtaaaataaaaaaagcattgCAGCTGTCTTTTTTAAGCTTCAGTTTCTACTACAGCAACCATTCTTTTGGAGGTTGACGCTGTCATGCTACAGCATAGGTCTAAATAAAGCACGGAACCACTACTTCAACTACCCTTTTCACCATCTCTCTCACACGCAGTTTCACAAACATGTTACTGTTGGTTTATTGGTGAAGCCATACAAATTGTTGAACTACAGAAAAGTTTGTGATGAGTTTAAGAGGAAAAGGTTATTCCTCTTAAAAAATATAGATCCCATTGTAAATCGAATACCAACTTTTGGAAATAGCAGGTCTTTTATCtagaaatctcttttttcttcCAGAAGGAGTCAAAAGAAAAGTAATACAACAGAGGATCCAGACAGCAGTTAGAAACAGTAAGACATACCAGCGGCATGATTTCTTTGCCATGTGCAGCCATTCCTATAGGCACAGGTAAGAACATGGCAAACAAAACCAAATTCATGACAAAGATCAGCATAACTTTCATCTTGTTGTTGACCTTTGCAGAGTCACTGAGATGTCTGTGCAGAGTCCAAGACACCATAACGGTGCACACAATGTTGACTGTTAGCATTGTGACCAGTAACACAATCTGAAGGTAAATAACTGCTAATCGGGTTTTACTCAATAAAGGCTCGTAAGAGTAATAAGATTTAAAACAGGTAGGTTGAGTGTGGTTGTTCAAATGTTCTAGAAAGTCCACACTCTCTGGGATATTCACCACCAGCATAAAACTCCAGACAAATGCAGCTCCTTTCCAGGCATTGGACGAGGTTCTTAAATGGCGTGACCTCAGAGGATAAACCACAGCCAGCAATCTGTCCACACTGATGAAGGTGATAAACATAGAGCTGGAACGGATGTTGTCACGAAAGAGCATTGTAATGATGAGGCA harbors:
- the LOC109204906 gene encoding lysophosphatidic acid receptor 6-like isoform X1, which produces MNSTEGHVRCLAAILHKGPKRTSFLIMNTSNVTTEDRVYAGVFGCVMVIGLPLNAVALWILLRRHSLKSPNAVFMVNLAFSDLLLIISLPMRIYFHATREWPLRNMACLIITMLFRDNIRSSSMFITFISVDRLLAVVYPLRSRHLRTSSNAWKGAAFVWSFMLVVNIPESVDFLEHLNNHTQPTCFKSYYSYEPLLSKTRLAVIYLQIVLLVTMLTVNIVCTVMVSWTLHRHLSDSAKVNNKMKVMLIFVMNLVLFAMFLPVPIGMAAHGKEIMPLVCLTVSNCCLDPLLYYFSFDSFWKKKEISR